The following is a genomic window from Labeo rohita strain BAU-BD-2019 chromosome 15, IGBB_LRoh.1.0, whole genome shotgun sequence.
aaaacagaaaaccattattttaaactgtaataatatttcacaatattattgtttttctgtatttttgattaagtaaatgcacccttgatgagcataagataattccttaaaaacattaaaaatcttactgatcccaaacttttgaatggcagtgtatctTCTACTACTTTACAGACAATTTATTAACCTTTTTGGAAACATTTTACTATTGTGTTATAGAGACATCGCCGCAGAAGAGGAGTATATAGTGCCTTAATGGACCGAGTTGAAGAAAAGCTGACCAACTCCCGGAGAAAATGAATCAGTTTTAAGACAAAAGATAGAAATGTATGTAATGGTATGCAAAAAAAGCTAGGTTTTCTGTTTCATCTAATGACTATTGCTGTATGGAGAGCCCCATATTATTGTAAagctattatatattttttcttttttttttttttttttatcttttttaataaGTCAACTGTAAAAAcgtacacataaataaatattaaactaaaaagaTGCAATAATTGCAGCATTTTTTGTAGCCTTCTTATTTTGCATTCATTATGGGCGCATGACCTCCGTTGACCAATCAGTTTAAAGGTAAACAAATGAGCTGCTGAGTGAGTGAGCTGGGTCAGTCAGTCAGCAGCACGTAGAGCGGCAGAGTGGGGGCGTTAGTGAATGACGCTTTCTAACGAAGTATGAAGTCTGAACGGTAAGTTAAAAGGGCGACTGTGGTAAAGTTTAGTTTTAAACCTTTTAGCTAAGTGTTAGCAACATAGACTCTTTATTTTGTCAGCGCGTCGTGTTTAATTCATACTGGCCCAAAGCGCTGCGGTTAATGCGGTTTAAACGTCCACAGATTTTTTCTAGAGCTGCTGTCACATcgattaattttatattttctttatatagaGACGTCGTTACTGTTTAGGTTGGAGAAATGAGATGTCTGCATGGACTTAGAGGGTTAATTCAGAAAAGTTTCGATTCGACAGGTGGACTCGAGTGACTTCCAGAGAAATGAGCTCTAGGCGTCAGCAGAACTCTTATCGCACTCACTTTTATTGTTAGACCACCCTATTTATCTGTTCCCAGGAAATATTGCATCATTGACATATGGTTCATTTCTAAACGGTTTATTACTGTGGGTTTACAGACTCACATTCATATTAATGTATAGGCTAGATGAGGAGAATCATGCCAAACTATAAAATGTGCGCGTTTTTGGAATGGAATGGAATGGaatattgaaaaatgttttatgtgctTATATTCTGAGactttaagttttttaatgtttgtgttCCTTCTTGATTGTACTGTGAATATGtacaaacagtatttattaaatataatgtgcacattcagacattacatttaattttcttttagttaAAGTGACAGAAGTTTCTAAAAGGaggttaaaaatgttattattaaaatattacaaaatttggTTACTACTGGAAAGCCGTGTCATATGAGCTTTAGGtggtcaggctggtttttgGAACATTGTAGCTGGTTATTTAGGGGTGTAAGCTAGTGGTTTTCCAGCTCTAACCAGCTTGTCTACAGTACCTGGTTAGTCTGGTAGTCTATTCTTCAACAGATTGGCTTTGTCTGTTTGAGTCAAACTTAAAAGTTGTATAGGGTCTATGCCATGATAGCTCATAACAGTAtgattaataatcataatctaTCAGAAAACTTCTTAAAAGTAACCAACTTTACTTGGATGTCTCATTTTGTTTGACATGtgcactgccagtcaaaagtttttgaacagtaagatttttaatgttttttaaagaattctcttctgctcaccaagtctgcattatTTGAttccaaatacagcaaaagcagtaatattgttacatattttactgtttaaaatagctgatttctatttgaatgtattttaaaatgtaatttattcctgtggtctaatttttcatcatttttgcatcattactccagtcttcagtgtctcataatccttcagaaatcattctaatatgctgatttgctgtttaagaaacatttattattgttattaaaatttaaaacagtacaattttattttcagaattctttggtgaatagaaagatgaaaagatcagaatttatctgaaataaaaagaaataaaataataagaaattaatatttttatttatcaaggatgctttaaattgatcagaagtgataaTAAAGTTCTactcaacataataaaaataatatatgttttttgagcagcaaaacagaatattagaatgatttctaaaggatcatgtgactggagtaatgatgctaaaaattcagctttgaaatcacaggaatgaattacattttaaaatatattcaaaaagaaaagagttattttgaatagtaaaatatttaaaaattttactgttttcctgtactttggatcaaataaatgcaggcctgctGAGCAGAAggcacttctttaaaaaaacatgaaactcttagtgttcaaaaacttttgactggtagtgtaaaatggtatgtttttaaaacagacCCTCACAagtaattaattgtatttttgcagACATGCAAATTGTATTAGATGATTCAAAAGCCATTTAAAAACCACAATATGTCTATGAATTTTAGGCAAGCACTGGATGTGCATCTGGGATTTCGGACCTATGGAACATCATCCTGAACTCACATTGTTCTCATACTCCTGAGGGAAATGGGGAACGGAATATCAGAGCAACCCAACTTTCTATCCAATCTTCCATTCTGTAATTCTCTTCACATCGCTATTCTGGGTCTGGACTTTGCAGGCAAAACGACGGTCCTGTACCGTCTGCAGTTCAATGAGTTTGTCAACACTGTCCCCACCAAAGGTTTCAATGCAGAGAAAGTCAAAGTAGCTGTTGGGGACTCAGCGGTGACGTTTCACTTTTGGGACGTTGGCGGTCAGGAGAAACTGCGCCCTCTTTGGAAGTCCTACACACGTGGTACGGATGGCATCGTGTTCGTTGTGGACTCTCTGGACACGGAGAGAATGGAAGAGGCGAAGACAGAGCTTCACAAAATCACACGCTCCTCTGAAAATCAAGGAGTGCCTGTGTTAATTATTGCTAACAAGCAGGACTTGAGACAGGCTCTGTCACTGTCACAGATAGAGACCATGCTGGCACTTAATGAACTGGGACCCTCTACGCCGTGGCACCTGCAGTCCACCTGCGCCATCATTGGTGAAGGTCTTAAAGAGGGACTCGAAAGACTTTATGACATGATCCTAAAACGAAAAAAGATGCTCAGAcagcaaaagaagaaaaaatagaCCGTAATTGTATTATATGAAAGGACAATGCAAGTTGCAAACTGACATTTTTATGTGCCCAGAGTTGGTTAGAACCACCAAGCACTTTAGTTGTTTACTTTCGTATTGTTTACTACTCTGGTTGTTTACTTTCTGTCATAGACttagaaatatataaacttaatataaagttttttttttttttttttttttttttttttaatcacactgGAAGGTGATGCGTGTTGGAGGTTCTATTtagaatgtttatttgcaataaAAGGGCTTTCTATGTTCATTCTAAAATTGTCACATGTAATACTTTAACAcgtacactactagtcaaaagtttttgaacagtaagatttttaatgtttttacattaaaacttaccaagcctgcatttatttgatccaaaatagtagaaattaaagcttttatttagcaaggatgctttaaattgatcaaaagtgatgataaagacatttataatgttacaaaagatttcaatttcagataagtgctgttctttttcagagaaacctgaaaaagctgttttcaatgtaataataaaaacctttgagcagcaaatcagaatattagaatgatttctgaaggatcacatgactggagtaattatgctaaattTTAGCTttggaatcacaggaataaattacattttaaaatatatatacataaaaaacagttattttaaatagtaaaaatatttctaaattttactgtttttgctgtactttggatcaaataaatgcaggcttggtgacttctttaaaaaaaataataataataaaaattttactgtttaaaaacttatGACTGCTAGTGTACGTCTGCCAAATCTTGTCATTTTATGGTCAGGTATTTTTCCTTAGAGTATCATGTTAAAGAAGtagccaaaaatgcaaaatCTCTGAATGAAAGTCTAATTTATGTTCATTGTTCCCTGAATAATGACCCAAAATATTgggtttaaataattttatttaactcaactattgcttataTTTCTTGCTTTAAATGAACCCAATGTTGGTTggaatgtaacatttattatgttcaagaatgaacatttcttaataagatgaataaataataattaaataataaacatttcttaaattgCTTATTAGTAAACGTTACCTTTTTTGGGTTcgttttaagccagccatatagtcatttttaaacaatagtcgAGTtgaaactacccagaaggttgagttaaacatttaacccactAAGGTTTAACTCACTAGGTTGTattcaacccagcattttttagagtgtaggaaGCATATAATGTACAGCACAAGTTTTTTAGATGgcttttatgatgtttttatagtcGTTTTGTGTCACTTTTGGAGGATTAATGATTCAGCCCCTATTCAGTGTAATTgtgtttcatatatttatatttcacaaaagtaagtcaaacaggttggtgagtaaatgacaaaaaatttatttttgggtgaactatccctttaacacatcccttaaaaaaacagtacttaGAGCCTTGTACCACCACATTCTTCTTTGGTTTAGTAATACTAAGGTGAGAATAAAAAGCAAATCCCTCTGCATTGTACATTACAAGACCTTTGGCCCATCTGTCTGTTATTATCAGATTAGAAATGACCCTTCACCTATGATGCATCCACCTTTACAGGCATCAGAAACTCCAAATGAGCCCAACTGAAGGGGATTTGTAGGATTTATCTGCTATGTATCACATGCTCCTCTAAATTCCAGTCCTGCCTCATAAATCCAGAGCGACTGGGACTCTTCCCTCCCCGTTCCATTGATGTCAGTAACGCTGAGCTGGGATGGTGACAGACTGGAGAAAATCTGCTGCGCAGTTTCCTTTCCCACACTTTCGCTAGACTGATACTGAACTGCAGGTCAGTATCACACCTACAAGTTTGGGAAAGCTGTTGGTTCTCCAGAGTGGCCCTAAAAACACTTCTGTACACTTCAACCACACTTAATGTatgaattttgtttatttaaagggaaagttcaaccaaaatgaaaatgacctcatGATTTACACACTCTcgagccatcctaggtgtatatgactttcttctttcagacaaatacactCAGAGTTATAGTAAAAAAgtcttggctcttccaagctttataatggcagtgaatgggtgttgagattttgaagtccaataaagtgcatccatccatcataaaaagtgctccacactgctccacggggttaataaaggccttctaatgcaaaacagtgtgttttgtttaagaaaaatgtccatatttaaaactacgTCCAACATCATCGGctcttgtgaatgtgtgtacgTCAGTTAGCAAAACTAGggattatacattttatacagctttaaatatggttatttttgttatacaaatgcattgatttactTCATAAGGCCTTCataaccccccggagccatgtggactTCGTTTtgtgatggatggacagactttttgaacttcaaaaaaatcagcagccattcactgccattataaagcttggaagagtcagaacatatttcattataactcagattgtattcgtctgaaagaagaaagtcatatatacctaggatggcttgaagatgagtaaatcatgaggtaattttcatttttgagtaaaattcTAACCCAAATAGTAGTCTTTTTCAACTTAATTTTCACTCAGGTGTAGTTAATTTTGACTATGAACATGTTCCTCTAACGTTTGACAGCCACAAATTTTCTGAATACTTATTCTAAACAGTATTGTTTTGTGGTTTAAAACCAAcgaactttttaatattttgctttaaaagtgtatttgttCTTTCCAAAATGCAACttggtttatttttaatctaataattttgagtttgtatctcacaactgtttttttttttttttttttttaccacaaaataaaaattaatgttaattgcaacttttcagGCTTTTACAATTCAGgctttttcttctcagaattacaagtctaatcttgcaattctgcatttatatcttgcaattttaagaTTATCTCTGCAATCATAAGATTATATGTAACAACAAAATTGTTTTTCTCATCATTTTGAGAAAAGagtcaaaattttaaattgtgagaAGTTATAATTacccttttttttcatttattttttatcccaTGGTGGAAACGTGCTTCCATACAGTGCTCATGCAAAATCTATTTTTCTGCAAACTTTTGtttagagagagaaaaaaaaagatttgattaTGTGAATctcctcttttcttttctcagaacCACTGCTtggaaaaaatacaatgtaacaGAAAGCGGGAGAAATGCACAACGCTTTTTGTTGCTTTTATCCAGTTGTTAGCACTTTCACTGGTTAAAATCAGTTTTAGCCATTGTTGCAAGAAAAACTATGAGCTTGTGTTCAGTTATCTCAGAAACCCTGCAGTGCAGTCTATGAGATTGTGTGGGAAAGAGAGAGGTGTAGCGACCTGGCTCTCCATGCAGGCTCCCCTCACTCCCCCCGTCTGTATCTGATGACAGTGTGTTGGCAGACTGCTTTTGTTGAGCTCTGCTCTCATCTCATTCCAACTTGAAGGATGAGGTCGGGCTAGATGGGGGTCTAGTAGCTGTTTTTCTCCATCCTTTTGTCTGAAAAATAATTTCTCACCGGGTTCAAACGGGTGCCGCATTCATATTAAACCTTGTCAAGCGTTCATTCTGACAAACATTATTAGATTAGGGGACATTAtgggataaataaataatgttttggtcTTTTAGAACTAAGTAAATGTTGTGTTCTGTAACCACAAAAGTCTGGTTTATATCAGTGTGCTGCCACAGATAATGTGATCACCCCAAAGATCTTAATCGCGTTTAGCGTGGTAAATACTGATTGCATTTAATCCCTATGGCTTTAGTTGTCATAAGGACTATATTCATTCTGATGCTTGTTGGTCCAGCCATGTCTGATCCAGCTTTAGCTATAAATTACTGCATTGAAAAACTAGCTGGTGCTTGTCTCAAAGAATCATTGGTGACTGAGTTCCCACGGTCAtggaaaagtttttaaattgtgatttcCAGTCCTGGAAAAAGTCATAGAAATTAGTACATTTGAAAATTGaatatatgaatttaaaaaaatgtggtcCCCTTTCATACAGGCATAAACATTTACAACATGAAATACTCTTACTTAGTAAGTGTAGTGTTTTCAGTATTTACCGTATTTCCGTATTTTCATTGAGGAAAGGAAGTTACTATAAGTAAGGAAGTTTTCCTTCGCAATAGTTGTTTATACAGTGCACACCtctgcatttgtttttgtttctagATTATAGATGGTCTTTGATTGTGGGTTACTTAATTTGTCATGCCACACAATTACATGACATTTAAAGGCATTTACATGATTAATTTAAGTAGTAGTATGAAGACAGTATTTGTGCACATTAAGGAAAGAATGGCTGAGCAAACAGAACCTCCTGTGAGCAAAAGAACAACTCGGTCTAGTCAGACTAGTTTTATTCTTTAGAGGAATGTGCTTTTTTTGTGGTGTGAATTCCTTCCTCTTTTCCTCTTCACTGTTTATGTAGAGTGCTTTGCTAAAATTAGTTTAGCTGATAAGTGACACAATGTCTGAAAACAGAGTGTTTAGGGACCTTTGGTTCAAAAGAAATCAAAAGTTTAGTTTGCATTTTATCGAAGGAATGACTTTAGAACTTTTGCCATGGTAAACAGATAGCATATAGTCTTACTTCCTCAATGTGGCAACtgtgttgcaaaaaaaaaacaactaagaataaactgatttttttttttctgttggttAATGAGTTGGTTAATGCTCAGTAGACAGGTCTCAACAAATCTTGCCGATACCAAGTATTTTACAATACACTGCAATAGAAATTTACTTTAAGAATGAGTCAGCTTGCATGCAGAAACATGTTGACACCTACACAATCAGCTtttcatacaacaaaataatttttcacgCAATGTAGTGCCAAAATGAGTATCAAAGTATGAGTATCAAAGGGTTTTGGATGCCTGtacaatttgtttatttgagATAACATTCAAGAGAATGTCTCGATGAGATTGCAACCCGTTTACCACTTTCAATCACAAACTACACATGTTGGTTGTAagttaaagggtcatgaaaccccagactactttttctgagattttagcagaggtgtttgtgttgcacatcatagatgACCATGTTAGcatcagttaattttaattgttggagaaatCTGGTTAATTTTTTCcaggtttaaaatctacattgtgctgaCATCACAGTTTGTGACGTTGCAGTGGACTATAGTACATCAATGACGcattggtgtctcataattattcatgagactGCATgttcttatcctatgagaagaTGCTTCGCCTAATTATTCAAGACAATGtgtgttgatttgctatgacagacTTAAGACTGTGAGATTCCATATATTAACCAAGGGACAACTTCCCGGTCTCCCTGTTGAAGCCAACAGAGAAGTCacaaaaactgcaattcatcaactggccgctagagactggctccaaaagggagtcaatcccatagactccccatgttaaaatgcccaaatttacagcagaaaaaaatatgtttacagcctggtacaaaaagtgtttttggtctatatagctaattttgcccttcatgtcaactgtgaggggggtgaatttttttttttataacacatccgtttaatttatattaagccttaaagttctgcataatttagggcgtggccacttgagtgacaggtggattgccgctgctgtcaccaccgtcgtgctaggcgggcgtggtttcatcaaccagctccacccatgtcccgcctctttgcccattttcgattatccagcagtgacgtgcagtgacgcgattccaagatggcgacggctgactcccgcccactaagagcttcaaaaatgctcttcagaaacctacgggtgatgTTACGGACACTACATCCATTGTTTTACAGTCTATGATATTAACTAAGAGAAACGTTCATGGATCAAAcaagaatgtttttgtttgctttgtaataGTTTGGCACAATCGCGATTCATTCATAGAGTGAGTGTAATAGCGGTTTTTACAACTCCTTGATgcaacccatcaaaaggatTATAAGCGCCGCAAATTAAGCCTTAATAGAGGTGCAACAGCACATTTGTTTTCGATGCAGAGTGCAAATcgctgtgcatttatttgtgttgttaacacAATGGGAGTGAATTGAAACTTAGTGCACCTCCATAGTGATATGAaacagtctcagatttcaaattctgtcaatttcattaggaaattcaacaaccttcagatttttctgtcTGCTCACAAccaattcatacatattttacaaggtggataattcgtacaaattcgtaTAACCTCACTCGTAtgattttgtatgatttgtcTAGACCCCAGTGACAGGTAagtttaggggtggggttagggaTAGGTCATTTGTACAAATTAAACATACTGTGAGTAATTTAGAGTGAATATTCGCttcgcttttggtgtgcacacaccttaatatgctgatttagtgctcaaaAAACGCAGCGCGTAATGCTGAATTCCTATTGTAATTATGTTAGAATGTCAGAATGGTcctatattttgtattttttgtaaaacctacttttgagAAACTAGTCCTAAGTTGTTCTCAGGACagcaaatatcaataattatcaaaagaaaaaatcaaaCTTTTGACTCGCTGCTACAAATGGACGCTAAAATGTTCGAAAGGGGTAGGActacttttagtaaaatgcctataactcctgaacagaatgagatatcttcgccaaatCTGAGGTCGCAGGACAAAATTTGGGgggcttggccacttggtggcgctataagagggaacaacataaaaatggctatacctaCGCAACCATTTGACATATCAGCATGAAAATCGCTGCacacagtcttggtccaaagttccacaagtgtctataaaagacatttgtgtACCTAAAAAAACCATGGCTGCCATGTTTAAACCTCATTGGCCAATGAAGTTTAAGCACCTATAAGACAaggaggccgatcggaacgaaactcggtgggcctatTTGACTTACGGCctcaaaggtctgtgagaaacgATATTGCGTTTTTCAAGGGCATAAACGATTGTACGTTGCAGAGTTTTTTGCACATACTTCGTATACTTCAATATTCGTATTGTATGACAGAGctcctcattccagacaactttgcctctagaaccactgctctttgttaaatgattgagaagaggTAAAAAaccctacttttgtgaactagtcctaggtcttttgctcaatctggaaaaaaagagGCCTAAATCtgaatttacccaaaatcctataaaagattatgatttttttaaatgctttttaatgttttgtatattCTCTAGAACTCTGGCATTAAtgacttaagggtgagtaattcacagaattaaaatttttgtgtGAGTAATGTACCTTTATCATAACATTTTATACAGATAtctatataaaatcataacacAAGTCTTCAGTAGAGCATGTGCATGTACTTGTTAGATAAACACGTCTTTATTAGCAACAGGAAAGTCAGGAACTCCATTACCCAAGCCAAAAGTGTAGTGTATCTTTGTTCTCTACACTATTCTCAAAGGGTATACCATGTTTACCTTCTAACTAGACCACTCAGTTGAAGAGCAACAATGTTTTCTATCTCACTTTCTAAAGCGCAGCTGTTTGCAGGTCTTTTCCAGCCCTGAGGAACAGACTGCGGTTCTCACCTCTGGAGCTGTGAGCTACTTTAACTCGCTTGCCTGTGCAAACAAAATCCAAGAGTCCTTTGGGGGGACTCGGTGACGAGGGCACTGTTGTGATTTTCTGTGCGCTGTGgcaaaacctttttttccacAGGGTGCAGGTGCTTCCTTCTGAGGAAATCAGAGGTGTCCCGAAAAACACTGTGTTATCAGCAACTCTTAGTGAAGAATAAACAGCGGCCACATGGATAACTGGAATCTTGCTCTGTCGGATACACACTTCCCCGAAATGGTGTTCTAAGGTCAGTCCAACCTACCTGGATTCAGAGCTTCGAAATCATATCAGAATGTTAAATTGCATCAGCACTTTAGGGCAAGTTATCTAAAATGGCTTTGTTACAGGGAGGAAATCCTGTCCATTGCAATTTGGTCACATGGCCTGTGTAAATAAAGACTTGTTTGTAAATGATCTGTCATGTAAATAATCTTCATGACTGCATGACTTCCAGTTTGCATTCTCATCTCATTTGTCATCTGATAACACTAAAGGAAGTTGAATTTTTGGCTTCATTACGTCTCCTGAGAATGGGCTTGTTTATCAAGGGGCTATATAATGTGACTAAGAGAAGATTAGATTAGTTAGTAATTCTCTTCTGTTAATGCAGAAATGTGATACTATATTAAtttacatgaactaacaatgaaagatacttctaaagcatttattaatcttaatgtttatttcaacatttactaatacactATTAAAATCAAACGTTGTGtcagttaatattatttaacagaCCTGagctaaaatgaaaaacattgaaCAGTTGTATTGTTATTGACTAACACtcacaaagattaataaacactgtaacAAATGTGTTGGTCAATGTTAATTAAGGTTAACCAACATTGGTAATTAATGTGTTAACTGATGTTAACTAATAGActttattgtaacattttacccaattttcttcttttaaaaatattacaattgcTATATTGTCCTGACATGTTTGTTGCTTTGGACAAAATAATTggctaaattaattaatgactgattgtaaatacaaatttttaaaataaattgcttGTGTACCTTAAATTGTTAGGTGTCAGGcttatgttctgttttgttttagtcttCATTGTTTTTAGTGGCTGTTTGCCTTTGACCTAGTTTGACACTGCCTGCACCTCCCTGGTTCCC
Proteins encoded in this region:
- the arl4aa gene encoding ADP-ribosylation factor-like 4aa, which encodes MGNGISEQPNFLSNLPFCNSLHIAILGLDFAGKTTVLYRLQFNEFVNTVPTKGFNAEKVKVAVGDSAVTFHFWDVGGQEKLRPLWKSYTRGTDGIVFVVDSLDTERMEEAKTELHKITRSSENQGVPVLIIANKQDLRQALSLSQIETMLALNELGPSTPWHLQSTCAIIGEGLKEGLERLYDMILKRKKMLRQQKKKK